The proteins below are encoded in one region of Hordeum vulgare subsp. vulgare chromosome 3H, MorexV3_pseudomolecules_assembly, whole genome shotgun sequence:
- the LOC123443260 gene encoding transcription factor bHLH68-like isoform X2 — protein sequence MVGGGEFKGTMVQKMVCGSTSNANNIMSGLRPCAEEEQEESTKMPLMSSSPSMACSHDHQLLHNSSGHVPEVRGSTATSPASLQGGQEEGQMPESWSQMLLGGLVGDHESDLLPKGLEEGPMAAQAGAPAYGFYGHGVEDEIQASGPNSQLSQMLLAFSPRSCITSNLDGGLLDFSKGVAPAPAPELWNQQSDNSSESNSTATGSAPKKARVQGGSSSGQSILKVRKEKLGDKITALHQIVSPFGKTDTASVLQETIGYIGFLLSQIEALSYPYLGHGTGASVRHQALNHGDHINASAEAAHTEQDAQDGESKKSDLRSRGMCLVPVSCITSRLGADNASDFWQPAPPLGGIILR from the exons ATGGTAGGTGGAGGAGAATTCAAGGGCACCATGGTGCAAAAGATGGTGTGTGGTAGCACAAGCAACGCCAACAATATCATGAGTGGGTTGAGGCCTTGTGCCGAGGAGGAGCAAGAGGAATCCACCAAGATGCCTCTCatgtcttcttctccttctatggCTTGCTCCCATGATCATCAGCTCCTTCACAACTCGTCAGGTCATGTTCCTGAGGTTCGTGGCAGTACTGCAACTTCCCCTGCAAGTTTGCAAGGTGGGCAGGAGGAGGGCCAGATGCCAGAATCATGGAGCCAGATGCTTCT AGGGGGATTAGTTGGAGACCATGAGTCAGATCTACTGCCAAAAGGATTAGAGGAGGGTCCTATGGCGGCTCAGGCTGGAGCCCCAGCTTACGGTTTCTATGGCCATGGTGTTGAAGACGAGATCCAGGCGTCAGGGCCCAACTCCCAGCTGAGCCAGATGCTCTTGGCTTTCTCTCCTAGGTCATGCATCACCTCGAACCTCGACGGCGGCTTGCTGGACTTCTCCAAAGGTGTTGCGCCGGCGCCCGCACCGGAGCTGTGGAATCAACAATCGGATAACTCGTCTGAG AGTAACAGCACTGCAACTGGATCAGCTCCCAAGAAGGCTAGGGTTCAAGGCGGCTCTTCTTCGGGACAGTCTATTCTGAAG GTAAGGAAGGAGAAGCTCGGGGATAAAATAACAGCACTTCATCAAATAGTTTCCCCATTTGGCAAG ACCGACACTGCGTCCGTGCTGCAAGAGACTATTGGCTATATCGGATTCCTCCTGAGTCAAATAGAG GCTCTCAGCTACCCGTATTTGGGACATGGCACTGGAGCCTCCGTACGTCACCAAGCT CTGAACCATGGTGATCACATAAATGCCTCAGCCGAAGCAGCCCATACCGAGCAG GATGCACAAGATGGCGAGAGCAAGAAGTCGGACCTGAGGAGCAGAGGGATGTGCCTGGTGCCGGTGTCGTGCATTACCTCGCGTCTGGGCGCCGACAACGCCTCTGATTTCTGGCAGCCGGCGCCGCCGCTCGGCGGCATCATCCTGCGCTAG
- the LOC123443260 gene encoding transcription factor bHLH68-like isoform X1 — MVGGGEFKGTMVQKMVCGSTSNANNIMSGLRPCAEEEQEESTKMPLMSSSPSMACSHDHQLLHNSSGHVPEVRGSTATSPASLQGGQEEGQMPESWSQMLLGGLVGDHESDLLPKGLEEGPMAAQAGAPAYGFYGHGVEDEIQASGPNSQLSQMLLAFSPRSCITSNLDGGLLDFSKGVAPAPAPELWNQQSDNSSESNSTATGSAPKKARVQGGSSSGQSILKVRKEKLGDKITALHQIVSPFGKTDTASVLQETIGYIGFLLSQIEALSYPYLGHGTGASVRHQAQLNHGDHINASAEAAHTEQDAQDGESKKSDLRSRGMCLVPVSCITSRLGADNASDFWQPAPPLGGIILR; from the exons ATGGTAGGTGGAGGAGAATTCAAGGGCACCATGGTGCAAAAGATGGTGTGTGGTAGCACAAGCAACGCCAACAATATCATGAGTGGGTTGAGGCCTTGTGCCGAGGAGGAGCAAGAGGAATCCACCAAGATGCCTCTCatgtcttcttctccttctatggCTTGCTCCCATGATCATCAGCTCCTTCACAACTCGTCAGGTCATGTTCCTGAGGTTCGTGGCAGTACTGCAACTTCCCCTGCAAGTTTGCAAGGTGGGCAGGAGGAGGGCCAGATGCCAGAATCATGGAGCCAGATGCTTCT AGGGGGATTAGTTGGAGACCATGAGTCAGATCTACTGCCAAAAGGATTAGAGGAGGGTCCTATGGCGGCTCAGGCTGGAGCCCCAGCTTACGGTTTCTATGGCCATGGTGTTGAAGACGAGATCCAGGCGTCAGGGCCCAACTCCCAGCTGAGCCAGATGCTCTTGGCTTTCTCTCCTAGGTCATGCATCACCTCGAACCTCGACGGCGGCTTGCTGGACTTCTCCAAAGGTGTTGCGCCGGCGCCCGCACCGGAGCTGTGGAATCAACAATCGGATAACTCGTCTGAG AGTAACAGCACTGCAACTGGATCAGCTCCCAAGAAGGCTAGGGTTCAAGGCGGCTCTTCTTCGGGACAGTCTATTCTGAAG GTAAGGAAGGAGAAGCTCGGGGATAAAATAACAGCACTTCATCAAATAGTTTCCCCATTTGGCAAG ACCGACACTGCGTCCGTGCTGCAAGAGACTATTGGCTATATCGGATTCCTCCTGAGTCAAATAGAG GCTCTCAGCTACCCGTATTTGGGACATGGCACTGGAGCCTCCGTACGTCACCAAGCT CAGCTGAACCATGGTGATCACATAAATGCCTCAGCCGAAGCAGCCCATACCGAGCAG GATGCACAAGATGGCGAGAGCAAGAAGTCGGACCTGAGGAGCAGAGGGATGTGCCTGGTGCCGGTGTCGTGCATTACCTCGCGTCTGGGCGCCGACAACGCCTCTGATTTCTGGCAGCCGGCGCCGCCGCTCGGCGGCATCATCCTGCGCTAG